The DNA sequence GTCGCGGCGGCGCTCCATTTCGCGGCGGGCATCATCGCGCCAGTCGGAACCGGCACTCGGGGCGGCCACGGCGGCCGAAGAAGCGAGCAGGGCAAAGGCGGCGGCGAGGGAAAGCAGGGAGGTTTTCATAAGAGAGAGCCGTAGAAAAGAGAAAGGGAGGAAGGAGCCGCCGCGCCGCCAGTGGCAGTGGGCAAGCCGGTGAAAATGTTCTTTCAAGCGCTTGATGGTCTACTTGCAAGCCCAGTGCCACGTCCCGGCCGCCGCCGCCCCGGCCGCACTATCATCGACGGAAACCCCGGTTCCATCGGCCGCCGCCCCGGTTCTCCCGACTTAAACCAGTTGCTTCTCTTCCCCTCCGAAGGCACTTTAGAGCGTGTCGCAGTGGAAATAGCCCCGCCGCCGGGCCAAACGCGCCGGATTTTTGGCATTAGCCAGCCCCCCCCCCGCTTCAGAGCCGCCGTAGCAGCAAGCCTTGGTTGGGCGACTTACCCCGCCGCACGGCCCACGGCCAGAAGCTCAGCCGTTCGGTGGCCGGCTCATCGTCTTCCCTGCTCCATTTCCCTTTGGTCATTCGGCTACCCGTTACCAGAAAAAAAGCCATGCCGAACCTTGGTCCGGCATGGCTTATAATGGATGGTGGCCTGGGCCCGGAAATCAGGTCCAGCGGCTCATAAACTGCATAAAGGCTTCCTTGTACTGCTCACTGACGGCCAGCGTAGCCGCCCCGATCTGCACAGTGTTGCGGCGCACGGCCTCAATCTTATCCAGGGCCACGATGAAGGAGCGGTGAATGCGCAAAAACCGGCGGGCCGGCAGCTTTTCCTCCATAGCCTTGAGGCTCATCAATGAGAGCAGCGGCCGGGTGGCGCTGCGCAGGTGCACCTTCACGTAGTCTTTTAGGCCTTCCACGTACAGAATGTCGTCCAGGGTCACGCGCACCAACTCGTATTCCACTTTCAGAAACAGGAACTCTTCCTCGGCCGGGGCTACCGGCGCGGGCGGCGGGGCCTGGCTCAGTTCGGCGTAAGCTTTGGCCTTGGTGGCGGCCCTGAGAAATTCCTCGTAGCTGAAGGGCTTCACCAGGTAGTCGAGGGCATCGACGCGGTAGCCTTCCAGGGCGTACTGGTTGAAGGCCGTGGTGAAAATGATGCGTGGGCCGCTGCCGGGCTGGCCGCGGTCCAGCACCCGGGCCAGCTCCAGGCCGGTCAGCTCGGGCATCTGAATGTCGAGAAAGAGCAGGTCCAGATCGGGATGCTCGTGCAGGCTGCGCAGGGCTTCTACCCCGCTCGAATACTTGCCCACCAGGGTCAGAAACGGCGTTTTCTCGATAAAAGCCGCCACCATGCCCAGGGCCAGGGGTTCGTCGTCGACGGCAATACACTTCAACTGGGTCATACGATATGCAGGGTTAAATGTACCCGAAACTCGCCTTCGGGCGCGGCCTCATCCACGTTGAGTGAGTAGCGGCCGGGGTAGAGCAACTCGAGGCGGCGGCGGGTGTTGGCCAGCCCGATGCCGCTGCCTTCGTCGAGGCTGGTGGCGGAGGCCGGGAATTGGGTGTTTCGCACTTCCAGCTCCAGCACCTGGGCCGAGGGCTGGCGCACGGCCACCACAATGCGGCTGGGCTGGGTGGCACTCACGCCGTGCTTAAAGGCATTTTCGACGTAGGGCAGCAAGAGCATGGGCGCCACGGGCACGTCGCGCACGGGCTCGGGCCAGGTCAGCTCCACCCGCACCCGCTCGGTGAGGCGCAGCTTCATCAGGGCCACGTAGTCCTGCACGAAGGCCAGCTCCTTGCTCAGCAGCGTGGTTTCGGCGGTGGTGTCGTAGAGCACGTAGCGCATCATGCGCGAGAGGGTGTGAATGGCCTGCTGGGCCGCGCCCGTGTCGATTACCGTCAGGGCGTAGATGTTGTTGAGCGTGTTGAAAAAGAAGTGCGGATTGATCTGGGCCTTGAGAAAGGACAGCTCCGAGTTGACTTTCTGCTGCTCCAGTTCCTGGCGGCGCTGGGCGTCGGCCTGCCACTTCTGCACGGCGGCAACGCTGGTGCTGATGCCCAGCACCAGCAGCGTGGTCAGCAGGCCCATCATGTCGAAGCGGCGGGAGCGGCCCCGGCCCGGCCCGCCGCCCCGGAAGCCACTGCCAGGCGCGTGCAGGTGCTGGTCCATCAGCTGCTGCAGATTCAGCCACGACTCCATCCCCTGCGAAAGCAGCATAACCACGGCGGCCGTCAGCAGAATGATGACCACAAACCAGCCCGCGTGCCCGCGAAACAGCAGGCGGGGCACGCTCACGTAGGCCGTCAGGTAGAACGCACCCACCCACAGGGCAAACACGAAGGCCTGCTTGACCCAGAACTGCGGCGGCACGGAAATGCGCCCCAGCAGCGGGTTGAGCAGCACCAGGCTCAGGGCAAACAGGCCCCACACCAGCACGTGAATCAGCGGCGTCAGGTAGCGCCGAATCGGGAAAGAGGCCATGGGCAGAAGTTAAAAAGCTAAACCTAGCGCAATCCGGGCCCCGGCGGGCGCGAAATGGATTAGCCGCCGCATTGCCTCGACTGGCTTGCCGCTTTCATCGACCAGCCGACGCGGCGACGCGGCCAGCCCCAGCCTTCTTGCGGCGGCGCTACCCAATGGCGCGGCGGCCCCGCAGCTCGTCCAGGCTCCAGATACCGGCCCCGTGGGCGGCAATGAAGAGGAAGATAAAGCAGAACAGCACGGCCGGCTCGCCCTGGTTGAGCAGCGGCAGCGGGCTTTTCGGGAAATGGGCCATAAAGTAGGCCACCGCCATCTGGCCGCTGGCCAGAAACGCCGCCCCGCGGGCAAACAGGCCCACGGCAATCAGCAGGCCGCCGACCAGCTCGATGATGCCAGCCACGCCCATCAGGGAACCCAGCTCTACCGTTTGCCCGTCGCCGGGGAAGCCCAGCAGCTTCTGGCTGCCGTGCAGGGCAAAGAGCAGGCCCGCCACGATGCGCAGCAGGGCAAAGGCGTAGGATGCGTAGGATGAATTCATCGTCGTAGGAAAATTTGGTGAAGTTCTGTTTACGCGGCCAAGCCGGTTTTCGGCCATTATGGGCCGTTTTTCGCCCCCTAAAAAGCTTCGCCGATGCTGAAGTAGAACCCCGACGACCCGTCGCGGCCGAAGCCGTAGTCGAAGCGGATGTTGAGCCGGTCGCGGCGGTTGTACTTGAAGCGCAGGCCGGCCCCACCGGTGGCTTTCAGCTCGTTTTGAGTTAGCTCGGCCACCGTGTTGCCCACCTGGCCCAGGCTGCCGAACACCACCCCGTTGAAGCGCCAGAACAGAGGCCGGCGCAGCTCGGCCTGCACGGCCAGCAGCTGCCGGTCGCGGTAGCGCCCGTCGTAGTAGCCGCGCAGGACTTTGTCGCCGCCCAGGTTGGCCAGCTCCCGAAACGGGACGGGCCCGCTCTGAAACTGCCCCAGCAGCTGGGTGGCCAGAATCGTTTTGCTGGTTTTGCTCAGGGGCTGAAAGTGGCGGGCGTCGAGCAGGAAGCGGCTGAAGCGGTAGTCGCTGCCCAGCGCGGCCCCGTTGAACAAGGCCGACAGTTCCAGGTAGTTGCCCCGGAAGGTGCTTAGGATATTGTCGCGCCCGTCGTAGAGCAGCGTGGGCCCCAGGCCCGACACCAGGCTGTTTTGCCGGTACTCCCGCTCGGGCCGTTGCAGCAGCAGGCTGGGCCGCTCGGTGGGCGTGCCCTCGGCAATATCCTGGTTTACGTGCACGTCGCGCAGGTTGGTCAGGCGGTATTGCAGGCCGGCAAACAGGTTGCGGCGCACCTGCCGCAGCACCCGCTGGTTGTAAACCAACACCTTGTATTCGATAACCGACTTGTCGGCGCGGCTGGTGTTGGGCCCGAAGCCGTAGTAGTTGATGGGAAACTTATAGTAGTAGCTCAGCTCGCCCGCCACCAGAAACCGTTCCCCGGCCGTGAAGACGTTGTGGTTGAGCTGCACTAGGCTCTGGTTGTTCTGGGTGCGCCAGGCCAGCAGCCGCGCATTCGATTTGCGCACCGTCGTATCCTGCCCGAAGCGCCACACCGGCAGCACGGCCAGGCCGTAGCCAATCCCGGTTTCGGGCTGGGAAAACACAATCGGGAAGGGCAGAAAGCTGGGCTTTTCGGCCTTGGCCGGTTCCGCGGCCGGGGCCTCGGCAACCGGCGCGGCCGTTTGGCCATAGGCGCGCGTCGCCAGAAAGCTGCCGAGCAGCAGAAGGTACAAAAGACGCATGCGGGAGAATAGAGCGGTGGGGTTATTGCCAAATAAGCAATAAAATATCCTATTCCCCGCACGGCCCATAAACACAGCCGGCCCCGTGGCTTCCAGCTGTTCAGCTGGAAGCCACGGGGCCGGAAAAAGGCGTTTTGAGGCCGCCGAATAAGAAAGTTAGAAGGCCTCCCCTACCGCGAAGTAGATGCTCGGGGCCGTATCGGTGCCGCCCGCGTAGTCGAGGCGGATGTTGAGCCGGTCGCGGCGGTTGAAGCGGAAGCGCAATCCGGCCCCGCCGGCCAGCTTGGTGTCGCGCAGGCTGTACTCACCCACTTTGTCGCCGACCTGCCCGGCGCCCAGGAAGGCGGCCCCGTCGATGCGCCAGAACAGGCGCTGGCGGATTTCGGCCTGCGTGGTCATCATCTGCCGGCCCCGGAACCGGGATTCGTAGAGGCCGCGCATCAGGCCGGCGTTGTTGTAGAGTGAGCCGCCAATGTTGGCCCCAATGCCCGCCAGCTCCCGGAACGGGACACTACCGGCGTGAAACTGCCCCAGGTATTGCAGGGCCAGAATGGTTTTGTTGGAGCCCAGCAGCGGCCGGAAGTAGCGCAAATCCAACTGGTAGCGCTGAAACTTGTAGTCACTGCCCAGGCCCTTGGTCATGAACAGGGCGTGGGCATCGAGGTAGATACCGCGGTAGGTAGCCAGCACGTTGTCGCGGCCTTCGTAGAGCACCGAGGGGCCGATGCCCGACACCAGGCCGCCGCTCTGCTCCTGGGCGGGCAGCTGCCGAAACAGGCTGGGCCGCGTCTCACTGATGTCCTCAATGACCCGCACCTTGGTAGTATTGGTGAGGCGGTAGCGCACCCCGGCGTAGAGGTTGTGGGCCGTAATGCGGGGCATCACCTTCTCATCAAACACGAACAGCTTGTAGCCAATCGTCGATTCGTCGCTGGATTTGGTGGCGTTGCCCAGCCCGTAGTAGAAGAACGACAGGTCGTACTGGCTTAGCTCGCCGGCCAGGTAGAACTTCTCGTCGGGGGTAAAAATGGTGTGGGTGAGCTGGATGGTGCTCTGCTTTTTCTGGGTGTACCAGGCAATCAGGCGGGCGTTAGACTTGCGCACGGTGGTATCCTGGCCGAAGCGCCATACCGGCAGAATGGCCCCGCCGTAGCCGAACCCGGTTTCCTGCTGGTAAAACAGCACCGGCACCGGAATAAAGTTGGGCTTGTCTTCCTTGCTGGTCACGGTGGGCGCGAGCGAAGCGCCGGTAGCGGCGGGAGCCTCGGGCAGGGCAATGTCGGGAATAACGGGGGCCGTTTGGGCGCGGGCAGCGCCGGCCAGCAGCAACGAGGCCAGCGCAGGGTACAGGAAACGCATAAAAAGGGGTTGGGGCAAGGAACAGAATACGCCGGAGCTGAGCCGTACGGTTCAGCTGCGCTTTCTCTCCTAACGCAAGGCTTGGCCCTACGGTTTTAGCCCCAGGCGGCCAGGATCATCGACAGCACCCCAGTGAGCATAATCCACTTGCACCAGGCGCTGAGGCGGGCGAAGTGGTGACGCCGGTCAGCGCGGACCAGGTAGCGGCCCATTCCCAGGCTGGGCAGCAGCACCGTGATGAGCAGCCAGCTGCTCAGCGTCCAGTTGCCGCTTTGCCAGCTGTGCCAGGCCCCGCCCGCCACCAGCAGCACCAGGCACAGCAGAAAAAACCCAATGGCCCACTTGGTACGGGCCACGCCCCACACGATGGGCAGCGTATGGCAGTCGTGCTCGGCGTCGCCGCGCATGTCTTCCACGTCCTTCACGATTTCGCGCACCACCGTCAGCAGAAAAGCCGCCAGGGCATACACCCACACCGGGGTGGTGCCGGTGCGCAGCTGCAGCTCGGGTAATAGCACCAGGGCGGCCGTGAGCAGGGCAATGCTGAGGTTGCCCACCAGCGGCAGCCGCTTGAAGCGGGCCGAGTAGCCCCAGAGCAGCAGCGCCGAGCCCAGGTTTACCGCGCCCAGCACCGGCGACAGCACGCCGGCCAGCCCCACGCCCACGCCCGACAGCACCAAGTGGGCCAGCATGGCGTGGCGCCGGTTGATTACGCGGCCCACCACCAGACGGTCGGGCCGGTTGATAACGTCAATCTTGACGTCGTAATAATCATTGATAATATAGCCGGCGGCGGCAATGCTCAGGGCCGCGACCAGCAGCAGCACGAAGCCCGCCGACAGCAGCGCGGCGCGCGGCGCCTCGGGCCGCAGCAAGCAGCTCTGCACCAAGGCCAGCGTCAGGGCCATGATGAGCAGGTTGGGGAAGCGGATCAGGCGCAGCAACGACGGCCAGCCGCCCGGCCCGGCCGAAGCCGCCGCTACCTGCCCGGAAGATGAACGCGCCATAGATTGAACGAAAACCAGCTACTACCCTGCCGGCCCGGCTTCGGCCGGGCCGCAAAAAGAAAGCCTCCCCCTGAAGGAGAGGCTTTCCGAAAAGCAAAAAACCTATTTGGCCGGAAGGCCTACAGTTTCTTTACGTTTACCGCATTCACACCCTTGCGGCCTTCCTGCGTGTCAAACTCCACGCGGTCATTCTGTTGGATCTGGCCCCCGTTAAGGCCGGTTACATGGACGAAGAAGTCTTCCTTCGTGCCATCTTCTGTAATGAAGCCGTAGCCCTTCGACTCATTATAGAATTTTACGGTTCCTGTTTTCATGTAAAAAATGAAATTAATGAATGGATGATTGGGTAAATATAAAGGGATTTTAGAAAACCACAACCAGGGTTTGGGGCCCCTGACGCCAGATATTTACCGGCAATGGCCTAAGGCTGAGCTTGCTTAGTACCAGGTTTTCTGGGCCTTCATGACGGCCTCCACCAGCTCGCGCACGGCGCCGTGCCCACCCGGCAGGGCGGCTTTGTAGTTGCAGATTTGCTGCACATCGGCGGCGGCATCGGTGGGGCAGGCAGCCACGGCGCAGCGGCGCATCACCTCGATATCGGGCATGTCGTCGCCCATGTAGGCAATGTGGGCCGGGTCGAGGCGGTAGGTGTTGATGTAGTTGTTGAAGATCTTCATCTTGTCGGCCACGCCCAGGTAGATGTCGTGCACGTCCAGCGACTCGAGGCGGCGCCGCACGCCCTCTTCCTCGCGCCCCGAAATGACGATAACCCGGTAGCCGCGGGCCAGCGCGTGCCGGATGGCGTACCCGTCGCGGATGTGGAAGGCGCGGGCCTGCTCGCCGGAGTTCAGCGCCAGCAGGGTGCCGTCGGTCAGCACGCCGTCGACGTCGAAGATAAAGGCCTTAATGGCGGCCAGATCGGGGCCGGTACCGGTGCTACTCATACTGAAACCGCGAAATGAAAAAGCAAAGCCAACGCGGCGCTTAGTTTTGGTTGTCGCGCCACTCGTACACCCACTTGGCCTGAATCTGCTCCAGGTGGCCTTCGTTGGCCTGCTCGCGGGTACCCACGAAGTTGGGCAGGGTCAGCACCCACTCCAGCAGGTCGGTGAAGCGGATGCGGTAGATTTTGGCTTCATCAAACTCATTCCCGAACTTTTCATAGAGGGCCATAGCAATGTCCTCGTGGTCGTTCCAGTGAATGGGGAGTTCAAAATGAGTCATCGGATTAATGTGCGAATGTGGAGAATATGCTAA is a window from the Hymenobacter aquaticus genome containing:
- a CDS encoding LytR/AlgR family response regulator transcription factor, coding for MTQLKCIAVDDEPLALGMVAAFIEKTPFLTLVGKYSSGVEALRSLHEHPDLDLLFLDIQMPELTGLELARVLDRGQPGSGPRIIFTTAFNQYALEGYRVDALDYLVKPFSYEEFLRAATKAKAYAELSQAPPPAPVAPAEEEFLFLKVEYELVRVTLDDILYVEGLKDYVKVHLRSATRPLLSLMSLKAMEEKLPARRFLRIHRSFIVALDKIEAVRRNTVQIGAATLAVSEQYKEAFMQFMSRWT
- a CDS encoding sensor histidine kinase, with product MASFPIRRYLTPLIHVLVWGLFALSLVLLNPLLGRISVPPQFWVKQAFVFALWVGAFYLTAYVSVPRLLFRGHAGWFVVIILLTAAVVMLLSQGMESWLNLQQLMDQHLHAPGSGFRGGGPGRGRSRRFDMMGLLTTLLVLGISTSVAAVQKWQADAQRRQELEQQKVNSELSFLKAQINPHFFFNTLNNIYALTVIDTGAAQQAIHTLSRMMRYVLYDTTAETTLLSKELAFVQDYVALMKLRLTERVRVELTWPEPVRDVPVAPMLLLPYVENAFKHGVSATQPSRIVVAVRQPSAQVLELEVRNTQFPASATSLDEGSGIGLANTRRRLELLYPGRYSLNVDEAAPEGEFRVHLTLHIV
- a CDS encoding DoxX family protein, which gives rise to MNSSYASYAFALLRIVAGLLFALHGSQKLLGFPGDGQTVELGSLMGVAGIIELVGGLLIAVGLFARGAAFLASGQMAVAYFMAHFPKSPLPLLNQGEPAVLFCFIFLFIAAHGAGIWSLDELRGRRAIG
- a CDS encoding BamA/TamA family outer membrane protein codes for the protein MRLLYLLLLGSFLATRAYGQTAAPVAEAPAAEPAKAEKPSFLPFPIVFSQPETGIGYGLAVLPVWRFGQDTTVRKSNARLLAWRTQNNQSLVQLNHNVFTAGERFLVAGELSYYYKFPINYYGFGPNTSRADKSVIEYKVLVYNQRVLRQVRRNLFAGLQYRLTNLRDVHVNQDIAEGTPTERPSLLLQRPEREYRQNSLVSGLGPTLLYDGRDNILSTFRGNYLELSALFNGAALGSDYRFSRFLLDARHFQPLSKTSKTILATQLLGQFQSGPVPFRELANLGGDKVLRGYYDGRYRDRQLLAVQAELRRPLFWRFNGVVFGSLGQVGNTVAELTQNELKATGGAGLRFKYNRRDRLNIRFDYGFGRDGSSGFYFSIGEAF
- a CDS encoding BamA/TamA family outer membrane protein, producing the protein MRFLYPALASLLLAGAARAQTAPVIPDIALPEAPAATGASLAPTVTSKEDKPNFIPVPVLFYQQETGFGYGGAILPVWRFGQDTTVRKSNARLIAWYTQKKQSTIQLTHTIFTPDEKFYLAGELSQYDLSFFYYGLGNATKSSDESTIGYKLFVFDEKVMPRITAHNLYAGVRYRLTNTTKVRVIEDISETRPSLFRQLPAQEQSGGLVSGIGPSVLYEGRDNVLATYRGIYLDAHALFMTKGLGSDYKFQRYQLDLRYFRPLLGSNKTILALQYLGQFHAGSVPFRELAGIGANIGGSLYNNAGLMRGLYESRFRGRQMMTTQAEIRQRLFWRIDGAAFLGAGQVGDKVGEYSLRDTKLAGGAGLRFRFNRRDRLNIRLDYAGGTDTAPSIYFAVGEAF
- a CDS encoding geranylgeranylglycerol-phosphate geranylgeranyltransferase → MARSSSGQVAAASAGPGGWPSLLRLIRFPNLLIMALTLALVQSCLLRPEAPRAALLSAGFVLLLVAALSIAAAGYIINDYYDVKIDVINRPDRLVVGRVINRRHAMLAHLVLSGVGVGLAGVLSPVLGAVNLGSALLLWGYSARFKRLPLVGNLSIALLTAALVLLPELQLRTGTTPVWVYALAAFLLTVVREIVKDVEDMRGDAEHDCHTLPIVWGVARTKWAIGFFLLCLVLLVAGGAWHSWQSGNWTLSSWLLITVLLPSLGMGRYLVRADRRHHFARLSAWCKWIMLTGVLSMILAAWG
- a CDS encoding cold-shock protein codes for the protein MKTGTVKFYNESKGYGFITEDGTKEDFFVHVTGLNGGQIQQNDRVEFDTQEGRKGVNAVNVKKL
- a CDS encoding KdsC family phosphatase, with protein sequence MSSTGTGPDLAAIKAFIFDVDGVLTDGTLLALNSGEQARAFHIRDGYAIRHALARGYRVIVISGREEEGVRRRLESLDVHDIYLGVADKMKIFNNYINTYRLDPAHIAYMGDDMPDIEVMRRCAVAACPTDAAADVQQICNYKAALPGGHGAVRELVEAVMKAQKTWY
- the iscX gene encoding Fe-S cluster assembly protein IscX, which produces MTHFELPIHWNDHEDIAMALYEKFGNEFDEAKIYRIRFTDLLEWVLTLPNFVGTREQANEGHLEQIQAKWVYEWRDNQN